From a single Aspergillus puulaauensis MK2 DNA, chromosome 2, nearly complete sequence genomic region:
- a CDS encoding uncharacterized protein (COG:S;~EggNog:ENOG410PI77;~InterPro:IPR021711,IPR013860;~PFAM:PF08550,PF11702): MPSRLSTPVLTVDTAKIHKVDTANTQSLHGMWMVFSKCADFMEEGRRLENLSWRLWTRETFCVEPENSSDTSVLPLLRSEAADLPELSASVESAASDQAERIEKHIKRPRDLDYKPAVVREDSYSLGRAKEKHLTSLDLERMVLNIKEKKSLEPISPAATLAQPIVDITPRPSTPTPTPPSNTTLKRPSFALNDRQKQSTESCSTTAPDGNDSDAANMNLNGSDTSVSSSGILPSKPQLIKSPSVVRGFSPSQISSSYRSQARLSSDSGTTKTQVPAKLSPLKKKGGMFTLGGSSGDDDESSFEDRMMHAPRHSSLSDQLEKRPGSNLNPKNKVTTFKDQAADLKSMRDRRNSNDEDAIETDDDISESAIDDDEDSDWEDSVTESGRSSVEEKGGMFQRVDSRPNLVSRRSLLTMMMHQPLKMGHASRSTPALQRSRLTSPNGPSIPASPPEDDEESLTMKGPGVPRSKPIVMKPTPESVAHSPRTTRRNMLATELTESLRRHLLWERQQKSATANAFKRRHTAHDMANLKEYPGPQSQQQQQEKPVAASNGVAQSTEKDVAKTGSWNHTTDYGPWEYHAKGW, encoded by the exons ATGCCTTCACGTTTATCAACTCCCGTTTTAACGGTAGACACTGCGAAGATTCACAAGGTGGATACCGCAAACACACAGAGCCTCCACGGAATGTGGATGG TATTTTCTAAATGCGCAGACTTCATGGAAGAAGGGCGCCGACTAGAAAACTTAAGCTGGAGGCTTTGGACGCGTGAGACATTTTGCGTGGAACCCGAAAACTCAAGCGATACTTCTGTTTTGCCTTTGCTTCGATCGGAAGCCGCAGATCTGCCCGAGCTTTCTGCCAGCGTTGAATCAGCAGCTTCAGACCAGGCAGAGCGGATAGAGAAGCACATTAAGCGACCCAGAGACTTGGATTATAAGCCTGCTGTTGTTCGCGAGGACTCATATAGCCTCGGCCGAGCAAAGGAGAAGCATCTGACATCTTTGGATCTGGAGCGTATGGTGCTGAACAttaaggagaagaaaagtCTGGAACCGATCTCACCGGCAGCAACGCTAGCTCAGCCGATTGTTGACATCACACCCCGACCGTCCACGCCTACGCCTACccctccctccaacaccacTCTCAAGCGACCGTCATTTGCTTTGAACGATCGACAAAAGCAATCGACCGAATCTTGCTCAACGACCGCTCCAGACGGCAATGACAGTGATGCCGCCAACATGAACCTAAATGGTTCCGACACCAGCGTCTCCTCGTCAGGTATTCTGCCATCCAAACCGCAATTGATCAAGTCTCCCAGCGTCGTCCGCGGCTTCTCCCCATCCCAGATCTCTTCCTCGTACCGGTCGCAGGCGAGACTCTCGAGCGACTCGGGTaccaccaaaacccaagTTCCAGCCAAACTGTCTCCTTTGAAGAAAAAGGGCGGCATGTTCACCCTTGGTGGCTCTTctggtgatgacgatgagagTTCTTTTGAGGATCGCATGATGCATGCTCCTCGCCACAGCTCGCTCTCAGATCAACTTGAGAAAAGACCGGGCAGCAATCTCAATCCCAAAAACAAAGTCACGACATTCAAGGACCAGGCCGCGGATCTTAAATCGATGAGGGATCGTCGTAACAGCAACGATGAGGATGCGATCGAGACGGACGACGACATTTCGGAGAGTGCCatcgacgatgacgaagatTCAGATTGGGAAGACTCGGTTACTGAGAGCGGCCGCTCGAGCGTTGAAGAGAAGGGCGGCATGTTCCAACGGGTCGATTCGCGACCCAATTTGGTTTCTCGTCGCTCACttttgacgatgatgatgcacCAACCCTTGAAAATGGGCCATGCATCTCGATCTACCCCCGCCCTACAGCGCTCGCGCCTTACTTCGCCTAACGGCCCTTCTATCCCGGCATCACCccccgaggacgacgaagagagCCTGACAATGAAGGGACCTGGTGTTCCGCGTTCAAAGCCGATCGTCATGAAGCCTACCCCGGAGTCTGTCGCGCATTCACCCCGAACGACCCGCCGAAACATGTTGGCTACGGAATTGACAGAATCCCTTCGTCGCCATCTCTTATGGGAGCGACAACAAAAGAGTGCGACCGCGAATGCATTTAAACGGAGGCATACGGCCCATGACATGGCGAACTTAAAAGAATATCCTGGGCCTCAaagccagcagcagcagcaggaaaaACCGGTGGCCGCCTCGAACGGGGTAGCGCAGAGCACGGAGAAAGATGTTGCAAAGACCGGTTCTTGGAATCACACTACTGATTATGGGCCTTGGGAGTACCACGCAAAGGGATGGTAG
- a CDS encoding uncharacterized protein (COG:S;~EggNog:ENOG410Q20J) — protein sequence MPSWPSPEPATCAKLTAHVAQILDESGVGSIAWGHQPFSLFQYDRLGKMKVQELIFVINDRQIQDAINALENVAGFPVCTKPKCIELEEQRMLYMDKVRQEHGARRLNPAFGLNAPDRQHCVGVAHFHRGPDSDPDAVFNQDCEEIFGLLGPGSHVVITLMRQGEMMPWLSELKPGPPAANDPHLTTSHDSRFPARADDGPSGPWIDYYAVQMLNRESFVESLIWLLCRDLHRFAYTMWFPMIFSLKRRDKEGSIKLQSEEFGHVWDDLLTGKLLHGTAQLRERLIAERRLPKDLPHIPTDDQFDPFPGVTKAAERNPVLGVAFDALLHLLTKGASP from the coding sequence ATGCCTTCATGGCCGTCTCCAGAGCCGGCTACTTGTGCCAAACTCACAGCTCATGTGGCTCAAATCCTGGATGAATCAGGGGTTGGAAGTATCGCCTGGGGCCATCAGCCCTTCAGTCTATTCCAGTACGATAGACTTGGGAAAATGAAAGTCCAAGAGCTTATATTCGTGATCAATGATAGACAGATCCAAGATGCTATCAATGCCCTGGAGAACGTTGCAGGATTCCCCGTTTGCACCAAACCAAAATGCATAGAGTTGGAAGAACAGCGCATGCTTTACATGGACAAAGTACGTCAAGAGCATGGGGCACGACGCCTAAACCCAGCTTTCGGGCTCAATGCACCAGATCGACAGCAttgtgttggtgttgcgcATTTCCACCGGGGCCCAGACTCTGATCCAGACGCTGTTTTCAACCAAGACTGCGAGGAGATTTTTGGTCTTTTGGGCCCTGGTTCCCACGTCGTTATCACGCTTATGCGCCAGGGTGAAATGATGCCCTGGCTGTCAGAGCTAAAGCCCGGCCCTCCTGCTGCTAATGATCCCCATCTAACAACATCTCATGACTCTAGGTTCCCAGCCAGGGCAGATGACGGGCCATCAGGCCCATGGATTGACTATTACGCTGTGCAGATGCTAAACCGGGAATCGTTCGTCGAGTCCCTGATATGGCTGCTGTGTCGGGATCTGCATAGGTTTGCTTACACCATGTGGTTTCCTATGATATTTTCGCTAAAGCGCAGAGACAAGGAAGGCTCTATAAAACTGCAGTCCGAGGAGTTCGGGCATGTCTGGGATGACTTGCTGACCGGAAAGCTGCTTCATGGAACAGCCCAACTGCGTGAGAGGCTGATTGCAGAGCGTCGTCTCCCAAAGGATCTGCCTCATATTCCGACCGATGACCAGTTCGACCCATTTCCAGGAGTGACGAAGGCGGCAGAGCGTAATCCTGTACTCGGTGTGGCTTTTGATGCGCTGCTACATCTGCTAACAAAAGGTGCATCGCCCTGA
- a CDS encoding uncharacterized protein (COG:S;~EggNog:ENOG410PV2P;~InterPro:IPR036864,IPR007219,IPR001138;~PFAM:PF00172,PF04082;~go_function: GO:0000981 - DNA-binding transcription factor activity, RNA polymerase II-specific [Evidence IEA];~go_function: GO:0003677 - DNA binding [Evidence IEA];~go_function: GO:0008270 - zinc ion binding [Evidence IEA];~go_process: GO:0006351 - transcription, DNA-templated [Evidence IEA];~go_process: GO:0006355 - regulation of transcription, DNA-templated [Evidence IEA]) — translation MPELTARAENSCKRCYRRKKRCDKTLPQCHACKRAKVSCSFLDEEAPVASYPVAYVRDLERRVKELEQQLASSLTPQDSQNDPVSHPWDQDAVDIPLVDEFVASEHVANNSPPLVQPVDMVIPPRQKPDNLSEELRLLSLEAAAERYLGSSSGLSFAKLTQTVLRRLSPDQDGFVFAGENSEDSDAPRQDPDCDMDPVLNINPIFFEMNTSLTSPLPLNSLFGNGNPPVELEDCEDADAMELALLDPGHISYLLEFYFAHSHTLYPIIRKTDVEEVLWRIFADPLDPLAQSPLWQFRVWMILAIGSTTYCSVSLMDESEPVRFFNKAMFYFEPAMGCGDLAGLEVLMLQVSYSFFNKIGPNTWFLVGVAARMATGMGLHTDEVYQTLAVDVAEQQKRIFFSLYMMDRYLFYLYPFADAEDKNINPDAITPSSNLEPSTMAVPLHILALRKIASDIGSQIHSSKYSERQSLEARDQTIQQLHKRLVEWRRSMPFPLPDLQSKVPHLCTSWFDLNYYTHVIMLYRPSPLSPVLDVSKMKILAEASDMAIRQAINLHRQRRFAYNWLNLVAVFNSTLSLMYTSTAALADDSLSLARDQSRAIAGLELAVELLDSFSTKFPSARKIQTMIRTVIARLNVYTLFSWPEPENWRAAAGVCQQS, via the exons ATGCCGGAACTCACTGCGAGGGCAGAGAACTCCTGCAAGCGATGCTATCGCAGGAAAAAACGCTGCGACAAGACCTTGCCCCAGTGTCATGCCTGTAAACGCGCCAAGGTCTCGTGCAGCTttctcgacgaggaggcgcCGGTAGCATCTTATCCAGTTGC CTACGTACGCGACCTAGAGCGCCGAGTCaaagagctggagcagcagctcgcGTCTTCGCTGACGCCCCAGGATTCACAAAACGACCCGGTGTCGCATCCCTGGGACCAAGATGCCGTTGATATCCCACTAGTCGATGAGTTTGTGGCCTCCGAACATGTCGCAAACAACTCGCCGCCTCTTGTGCAGCCTGTGGACATGGTGATACCTCCCAGGCAGAAGCCGGACAACCTATCAGAAGAGCTGCGACTGCTGTCGctggaggcagcagcagaacGCTATCTCGGATCCTCTTCAGGGCTTTCGTTTGCCAAACTTACCCAGACGGTTCTTCGCCGGTTGTCGCCAGACCAGGATGGCTTTGTCTTTGCGGGCGAGAACAGCGAAGACAGCGACGCGCCCCGTCAAGATCCAGACTGCGACATGGACCCCGTGTTGAATATCAATCCGATCTTCTTCGAGATGAACACTTCACTCACCAGTCCGCTGCCCTTGAATTCGCTATTCGGGAACGGGAACCCGCCTGTTGAACTGGAAGACTGCGAGGACGCAGATGCAATGGAGCTCGCTTTGCTGGACCCGGGCCATATCAGCTACCTCTTGGAATTCTACTTTGCACACTCGCACACCCTGTATCCGATAATCCGAAAGACCGACGTTGAAGAGGTCCTCTGGAGGATCTTTGCTGATCCGCTGGATCCCCTGGCCCAGTCTCCGCTGTGGCAGTTCAGGGTATGGATGATACTGGCGATTGGGTCGACGACGTATTGCTCCGTCTCTTTGATGGATGAGAGTGAGCCCGTGCGGTTTTTTAACAAGGCCATGTTTTACTTTGAGCCGGCAATGGGGTGCGGCGACTTG GCCGGCCTGGAGGTTCTGATGCTGCAGgtttcttattctttttttaataaaatcgGGCCCA ATACGTGGTTCTTAGTGGGCGTGGCTGCTCGCATGGCAACGGGGATGGGGCTGCACACCGACGAAGTATACCAGACTCTGGCAGTCGACGTCgctgagcagcagaagcgGATATTCTTCTCTCTGTATATGATGGATCGGTATCTCTTCTACCTTTAT CCATTTGCCGATGCCGAAGATAAAAACATAAACCCCGACGCAATCACCCCCTCCAGCAATCTCGAGccatccaccatggccgtccCACTGCACATCCTCGCCCTACGCAAGATCGCCAGCGACATTGGCAGCCAGATCCACTCTTCAAAGTACAGCGAGCGCCAGAGCCTCGAAGCAAGAGACCAAACtatccagcagctccacAAACGCCTGGTCGAGTGGCGCCGGAGCATGCCCTTCCCCTTGCCCGATCTCCAGTCCAAAGTGCCTCATCTCTGCACCAGCTGGTTCGACCTGAACTACTACACCCACGTCATCATGCTCTACCGGCCCTCGCCTCTAAGCCCAGTGCTAGACGTCTCGAAAATGAAAATCCTCGCAGAAGCATCCGACATGGCGATCCGGCAGGCAATCAACCTCCACCGCCAGCGCCGCTTTGCTTACAACTGGCTCAATCTCGTGGCTGTCTTCAACTCGACACTGTCTCTTATGTATACCTCTACTGCCGCATTAGCAGACGACAGTCTCTCGTTGGCAAGGGACCAGAGCAGGGCGATTGCGggcctggagctggcggtggagttGTTGGATTCGTTTAGTACGAAGTTTCCTTCTGCGAGGAAGATCCAGACTATGATCCGGACTGTCATAGCAAGGCTCAATGTATATACCCTGTTTTCGTGGCCAGAGCCGGAGAACTGGCgtgcagctgctggtgtCTGTCAGCAGTCGTGA